The following are encoded together in the Elusimicrobiota bacterium genome:
- a CDS encoding AI-2E family transporter — MSRGKKVSFALFGTLVLGVVFLKLGGVLLAGLFSYMVLDLANRRFLKRMKKIYAQWLSFLVFLIVATAVVWIFSYFIRQLLSTLPKIANTAIPVVIDLAERYGFSLPFDDIYQFREVLIKTVKENAPEITKASGLLSKKVFHIIAGMFVAVLCFFTEHDTRFGPNLFDAVRHEFDQRIKEFMEGFERVLGAQVIISSINTAATAIFLLATGFPYVHFLVPMTFIVGILPILGNVISNTFIVATAITISPKLAAAALIFLIVIHKAEYFLNSRIVGSSIQLPMWQTLVGILVGETVMGVPGIILAPAMLYYMKEEMRAIPVAVKD; from the coding sequence ATGAGCCGGGGTAAAAAAGTCTCTTTCGCTCTTTTCGGAACCCTGGTTCTAGGGGTCGTCTTCCTTAAGCTGGGGGGAGTTCTCCTCGCCGGCCTTTTTTCCTACATGGTCCTCGATCTGGCCAACCGGCGATTTTTAAAACGCATGAAAAAAATCTACGCCCAGTGGCTGTCCTTCCTGGTTTTCCTGATCGTGGCCACGGCGGTTGTCTGGATTTTTTCCTATTTCATCCGGCAGCTATTGAGCACCCTGCCCAAAATCGCGAACACGGCGATCCCCGTGGTCATCGATCTGGCCGAACGCTACGGCTTTAGCCTGCCCTTCGACGACATTTATCAATTCCGCGAAGTCCTGATCAAAACAGTGAAAGAAAATGCGCCTGAAATCACCAAGGCCAGCGGGCTTCTTTCCAAAAAAGTTTTCCATATCATCGCCGGCATGTTCGTGGCCGTGCTCTGCTTTTTTACGGAGCATGACACGCGTTTTGGGCCCAATCTTTTTGACGCGGTGCGCCACGAGTTCGACCAGCGCATTAAAGAATTCATGGAGGGATTTGAGCGCGTTTTAGGGGCTCAAGTCATCATCTCCTCCATCAATACGGCGGCCACGGCCATTTTCCTGCTGGCCACCGGATTCCCCTATGTTCATTTTCTTGTGCCCATGACGTTTATCGTGGGCATCCTGCCCATTTTGGGTAATGTCATCAGCAACACATTTATCGTGGCCACGGCCATCACCATCAGCCCTAAGCTGGCCGCCGCCGCCCTAATCTTTTTGATCGTCATTCACAAAGCCGAATATTTTCTCAACAGCCGCATCGTGGGCTCAAGCATTCAACTGCCCATGTGGCAAACCTTGGTCGGTATTTTGGTAGGGGAAACGGTGATGGGCGTGCCGGGCATCATTTTGGCGCCGGCCATGCTTTATTACATGAAGGAAGAAATGCGCGCGATCCC
- a CDS encoding DUF971 domain-containing protein, protein MKIPIDEPQRIESAAQRELRITWKDGHESVYGYAYLRRLCRCALCRHEWTGQPMLDPKSIPDDLKALKVFPRGNYALSFDFSDGHTTGIYSFEFLRQICPCPDCVRRSAFS, encoded by the coding sequence ATGAAAATCCCGATCGATGAACCGCAACGCATCGAATCCGCAGCTCAACGGGAACTTAGAATAACCTGGAAGGACGGCCATGAGTCCGTTTATGGCTATGCCTATCTCCGGCGGCTGTGCCGCTGCGCCTTGTGCCGCCATGAATGGACCGGACAGCCGATGTTGGATCCTAAAAGCATTCCCGACGATTTAAAGGCCCTGAAGGTGTTCCCTAGAGGAAATTATGCATTGAGCTTTGATTTTTCAGACGGACATACCACGGGTATTTATAGCTTTGAATTTTTGCGGCAAATCTGCCCCTGTCCGGATTGCGTACGGCGATCGGCATTCTCTTAG